Proteins encoded by one window of Vigna radiata var. radiata cultivar VC1973A chromosome 5, Vradiata_ver6, whole genome shotgun sequence:
- the LOC106762283 gene encoding splicing factor U2af large subunit B isoform X6 — protein sequence MSTEESMHLFLVGLVRLQLETITYFGQITGANPAIPGMFPNMFPLATSQLQPFSALPVMPVQAMTQQATRHARRVYVGGLPPTANEQSVATFFSQVMAKIGGNTAGPGDAVVNVYINHDKKFAFVEMRSVEEASNAMALDGIIFEGAPVKVRRPTDYNPSLAATLGPSQPNPNLNLAAVGLTPGSAGGLDGPDRIFVGGLPYYFTETQIRELLETFGPLRGFDLVKDRETGNSKGYAFCVYQDLAVTDIACAALNGIKMGDKTLTVRRANQGANPQQPKPEQESILMHAQQQIALQKLMLQPALVATKVVCLTHAVSADELKDDEDYEEILDDMRQECSKFGSLVNVVIPRPPHDGEPAAGVGKVFLEYVDVDGATKARAGLNGRKFDGNQVVAVFYPENKFAQGDYEG from the exons ATGTCCACGGAGGAATCAATGCACCTGTTTTTGGTGGGTCTTGTTCGTCTTCAACTGGAAACTATTACCTACTTTG GTCAGATCACTGGTGCAAATCCTGCAATTCCCGGAATGTTTCCAAATATGTTTCCGTTGGCTACAAGCCag ttgCAGCCGTTCAGTGCTCTCCCAGTCATGCCAGTTCAGGCTATGACACAACAG GCTACACGACATGCTAGGCGGGTGTATGTTGGGGGCCTTCCTCCTACAGCTAATGAGCAG TCAGTTGCAACTTTCTTCAGTCAAGTTATGGCTAAGATTGGGGGAAACACTGCTGGCCCAG GTGATGCTGTGGTCAATGTTTACATTAATCATGACAAGAAGTTCGCCTTTGTGGAGATGAGGTCTGTTGAGGAAGCTAGCAATGCAATGGCTTTAGATGGGATTATTTTCGAG gggGCACCTGTTAAGGTCAGGAGACCTACTGATTATAATCCTTCCTTAGCTGCTACTCTAGGCCCAAGCCAGCCTAACCCAAACCTTAATCTGGCTGCTGTTGGCTTAACACCAGGGTCGGCTGGTGGACTCGATGGTCCAGATCGAATTTTTGTTGGTGGACTTCCTTATTACTTCACAGAAACGCAGATAAGAGAGCTTTTAGAGACTTTTGGTCCTCTAAGGGGTTTTGATCTAGTGAAGGATAGAGAAACGGGAAATTCAAAGGGTTATGCATTTTGTGTTTACCAGGATCTTGCAGTTACTGATATTGCATGTGCTGCTCTAAATGGAATAAAAATGGGAGATAAGACTCTCACAGTTAGACGAGCTAATCAAGGTGCAAACCCACAGCAGCCTAAACCTGAACAGGAGAGCATCTTAATGCATGCCCAGCAGCAGATTGCACTGCAG aaaCTTATGTTGCAGCCAGCTTTAGTGGCAACAAAGGTGGTGTGCTTAACTCATGCAGTTTCTGCTGACGAGCTCAAAGACGATGAAGACTACGAAGAGATTCTTGATGATATGAGACAAGAGTGCTCCAAATTTG GTTCCTTGGTAAATGTGGTGATCCCTCGTCCACCGCATGATGGTGAGCCTGCCGCTGGAGTTGGGAAG GTGTTTTTGGAATATGTTGACGTGGATGGTGCCACAAAAGCCCGTGCTGGATTGAATGGACGAAAATTTGATGGGAACCAAGTAGTAGCGGTTTTCTACCCAGAGAACAAATTTGCTCAGGGAGATTATGAAGGCTAA
- the LOC106762283 gene encoding splicing factor U2af large subunit A isoform X4, producing the protein MAEYDERYEGNGEEEDLHNSHPHPHLDSSPQPTHDDLTDSKSHHGSRDYDRESSRSRDKEREKGRDRDRKREKGRERERSRDMDSERSRDKDRDRERSKDRERDRERDGEKERDRDRDRHHRDRHRDRGERRERTRDRDEDDFYRSRDFDRRRDYDREDRHRRRSRSRSQSKSGGRTEHRSRSRSRSRSKSKRTSGFDMAPPASAMLAGASAVTGQITGANPAIPGMFPNMFPLATSQPFSALPVMPVQAMTQQATRHARRVYVGGLPPTANEQSVATFFSQVMAKIGGNTAGPGDAVVNVYINHDKKFAFVEMRSVEEASNAMALDGIIFEGAPVKVRRPTDYNPSLAATLGPSQPNPNLNLAAVGLTPGSAGGLDGPDRIFVGGLPYYFTETQIRELLETFGPLRGFDLVKDRETGNSKGYAFCVYQDLAVTDIACAALNGIKMGDKTLTVRRANQGANPQQPKPEQESILMHAQQQIALQKLMLQPALVATKVVCLTHAVSADELKDDEDYEEILDDMRQECSKFGSLVNVVIPRPPHDGEPAAGVGKVFLEYVDVDGATKARAGLNGRKFDGNQVVAVFYPENKFAQGDYEG; encoded by the exons atggccgAATACGATGAAAGATACGAAGGCAACGGAGAAGAAGAAGACCTTCACAATTCCCATCCTCATCCTCATCTCGATTCCTCTCCTCAGCCCACTCACGACGATCTCACCGATTCCAAATCTCAC CATGGATCTCGTGATTATGACAGAGAATCTTCCAGAAGCAGAGATAAGGAGCGGGAGAAAGGGAGAGACCGGGacagaaaaagggaaaaggggaGGGAAAGGGAGAGAAGTAGGGATATGGATTCGGAGAGAAGTAGGGACAAGGACAGAGATAGGGAGAGGAGCAAAGACAGAGAGAGGGACCGAGAGCGTGATGGTGAGAAGGAAAGGGACCGGGATAGGGACCGCCACCACAGAGATCGGCACAGGGATCGTGGTGAACGAAGGGAAAGGACAAGGGATAGAGATGAAGATGATTTTTACAGAAGCCGTGACTTTGAcag AAGAAGGGATTATGACAGAGAGGATAGGCATAGGCGGAGGTCTCGGTCTAGATCTCAATCCAAGTCAGGGGGTAGAACCGAGCATAGATCAAGGTCGCGTTCTCGTTCACGCTCAAAGAG CAAAAGGACTAGTGGTTTTGATATGGCCCCGCCTGCCTCTGCTATGTTGGCTGGTGCTTCTGCTGTTACAG GTCAGATCACTGGTGCAAATCCTGCAATTCCCGGAATGTTTCCAAATATGTTTCCGTTGGCTACAAGCCag CCGTTCAGTGCTCTCCCAGTCATGCCAGTTCAGGCTATGACACAACAG GCTACACGACATGCTAGGCGGGTGTATGTTGGGGGCCTTCCTCCTACAGCTAATGAGCAG TCAGTTGCAACTTTCTTCAGTCAAGTTATGGCTAAGATTGGGGGAAACACTGCTGGCCCAG GTGATGCTGTGGTCAATGTTTACATTAATCATGACAAGAAGTTCGCCTTTGTGGAGATGAGGTCTGTTGAGGAAGCTAGCAATGCAATGGCTTTAGATGGGATTATTTTCGAG gggGCACCTGTTAAGGTCAGGAGACCTACTGATTATAATCCTTCCTTAGCTGCTACTCTAGGCCCAAGCCAGCCTAACCCAAACCTTAATCTGGCTGCTGTTGGCTTAACACCAGGGTCGGCTGGTGGACTCGATGGTCCAGATCGAATTTTTGTTGGTGGACTTCCTTATTACTTCACAGAAACGCAGATAAGAGAGCTTTTAGAGACTTTTGGTCCTCTAAGGGGTTTTGATCTAGTGAAGGATAGAGAAACGGGAAATTCAAAGGGTTATGCATTTTGTGTTTACCAGGATCTTGCAGTTACTGATATTGCATGTGCTGCTCTAAATGGAATAAAAATGGGAGATAAGACTCTCACAGTTAGACGAGCTAATCAAGGTGCAAACCCACAGCAGCCTAAACCTGAACAGGAGAGCATCTTAATGCATGCCCAGCAGCAGATTGCACTGCAG aaaCTTATGTTGCAGCCAGCTTTAGTGGCAACAAAGGTGGTGTGCTTAACTCATGCAGTTTCTGCTGACGAGCTCAAAGACGATGAAGACTACGAAGAGATTCTTGATGATATGAGACAAGAGTGCTCCAAATTTG GTTCCTTGGTAAATGTGGTGATCCCTCGTCCACCGCATGATGGTGAGCCTGCCGCTGGAGTTGGGAAG GTGTTTTTGGAATATGTTGACGTGGATGGTGCCACAAAAGCCCGTGCTGGATTGAATGGACGAAAATTTGATGGGAACCAAGTAGTAGCGGTTTTCTACCCAGAGAACAAATTTGCTCAGGGAGATTATGAAGGCTAA
- the LOC106762283 gene encoding splicing factor U2af large subunit A isoform X3 has product MAEYDERYEGNGEEEDLHNSHPHPHLDSSPQPTHDDLTDSKSHHGSRDYDRESSRSRDKEREKGRDRDRKREKGRERERSRDMDSERSRDKDRDRERSKDRERDRERDGEKERDRDRDRHHRDRHRDRGERRERTRDRDEDDFYRSRDFDRRRDYDREDRHRRRSRSRSQSKSGGRTEHRSRSRSRSRSKSKRTSGFDMAPPASAMLAGASAVTGQITGANPAIPGMFPNMFPLATSQLQPFSALPVMPVQAMTQQATRHARRVYVGGLPPTANEQSVATFFSQVMAKIGGNTAGPGDAVVNVYINHDKKFAFVEMRSVEEASNAMALDGIIFEGAPVKVRRPTDYNPSLAATLGPSQPNPNLNLAAVGLTPGSAGGLDGPDRIFVGGLPYYFTETQIRELLETFGPLRGFDLVKDRETGNSKGYAFCVYQDLAVTDIACAALNGIKMGDKTLTVRRANQGANPQQPKPEQESILMHAQQQIALQKLMLQPALVATKVVCLTHAVSADELKDDEDYEEILDDMRQECSKFGSLVNVVIPRPPHDGEPAAGVGKVFLEYVDVDGATKARAGLNGRKFDGNQVVAVFYPENKFAQGDYEG; this is encoded by the exons atggccgAATACGATGAAAGATACGAAGGCAACGGAGAAGAAGAAGACCTTCACAATTCCCATCCTCATCCTCATCTCGATTCCTCTCCTCAGCCCACTCACGACGATCTCACCGATTCCAAATCTCAC CATGGATCTCGTGATTATGACAGAGAATCTTCCAGAAGCAGAGATAAGGAGCGGGAGAAAGGGAGAGACCGGGacagaaaaagggaaaaggggaGGGAAAGGGAGAGAAGTAGGGATATGGATTCGGAGAGAAGTAGGGACAAGGACAGAGATAGGGAGAGGAGCAAAGACAGAGAGAGGGACCGAGAGCGTGATGGTGAGAAGGAAAGGGACCGGGATAGGGACCGCCACCACAGAGATCGGCACAGGGATCGTGGTGAACGAAGGGAAAGGACAAGGGATAGAGATGAAGATGATTTTTACAGAAGCCGTGACTTTGAcag AAGAAGGGATTATGACAGAGAGGATAGGCATAGGCGGAGGTCTCGGTCTAGATCTCAATCCAAGTCAGGGGGTAGAACCGAGCATAGATCAAGGTCGCGTTCTCGTTCACGCTCAAAGAG CAAAAGGACTAGTGGTTTTGATATGGCCCCGCCTGCCTCTGCTATGTTGGCTGGTGCTTCTGCTGTTACAG GTCAGATCACTGGTGCAAATCCTGCAATTCCCGGAATGTTTCCAAATATGTTTCCGTTGGCTACAAGCCag ttgCAGCCGTTCAGTGCTCTCCCAGTCATGCCAGTTCAGGCTATGACACAACAG GCTACACGACATGCTAGGCGGGTGTATGTTGGGGGCCTTCCTCCTACAGCTAATGAGCAG TCAGTTGCAACTTTCTTCAGTCAAGTTATGGCTAAGATTGGGGGAAACACTGCTGGCCCAG GTGATGCTGTGGTCAATGTTTACATTAATCATGACAAGAAGTTCGCCTTTGTGGAGATGAGGTCTGTTGAGGAAGCTAGCAATGCAATGGCTTTAGATGGGATTATTTTCGAG gggGCACCTGTTAAGGTCAGGAGACCTACTGATTATAATCCTTCCTTAGCTGCTACTCTAGGCCCAAGCCAGCCTAACCCAAACCTTAATCTGGCTGCTGTTGGCTTAACACCAGGGTCGGCTGGTGGACTCGATGGTCCAGATCGAATTTTTGTTGGTGGACTTCCTTATTACTTCACAGAAACGCAGATAAGAGAGCTTTTAGAGACTTTTGGTCCTCTAAGGGGTTTTGATCTAGTGAAGGATAGAGAAACGGGAAATTCAAAGGGTTATGCATTTTGTGTTTACCAGGATCTTGCAGTTACTGATATTGCATGTGCTGCTCTAAATGGAATAAAAATGGGAGATAAGACTCTCACAGTTAGACGAGCTAATCAAGGTGCAAACCCACAGCAGCCTAAACCTGAACAGGAGAGCATCTTAATGCATGCCCAGCAGCAGATTGCACTGCAG aaaCTTATGTTGCAGCCAGCTTTAGTGGCAACAAAGGTGGTGTGCTTAACTCATGCAGTTTCTGCTGACGAGCTCAAAGACGATGAAGACTACGAAGAGATTCTTGATGATATGAGACAAGAGTGCTCCAAATTTG GTTCCTTGGTAAATGTGGTGATCCCTCGTCCACCGCATGATGGTGAGCCTGCCGCTGGAGTTGGGAAG GTGTTTTTGGAATATGTTGACGTGGATGGTGCCACAAAAGCCCGTGCTGGATTGAATGGACGAAAATTTGATGGGAACCAAGTAGTAGCGGTTTTCTACCCAGAGAACAAATTTGCTCAGGGAGATTATGAAGGCTAA
- the LOC106762283 gene encoding splicing factor U2af large subunit A isoform X2, with amino-acid sequence MAEYDERYEGNGEEEDLHNSHPHPHLDSSPQPTHDDLTDSKSHHGSRDYDRESSRSRDKEREKGRDRDRKREKGRERERSRDMDSERSRDKDRDRERSKDRERDRERDGEKERDRDRDRHHRDRHRDRGERRERTRDRDEDDFYRSRDFDRRRDYDREDRHRRRSRSRSQSKSGGRTEHRSRSRSRSRSKSKRTSGFDMAPPASAMLAGASAVTVWKIHIKLHKLGQITGANPAIPGMFPNMFPLATSQPFSALPVMPVQAMTQQATRHARRVYVGGLPPTANEQSVATFFSQVMAKIGGNTAGPGDAVVNVYINHDKKFAFVEMRSVEEASNAMALDGIIFEGAPVKVRRPTDYNPSLAATLGPSQPNPNLNLAAVGLTPGSAGGLDGPDRIFVGGLPYYFTETQIRELLETFGPLRGFDLVKDRETGNSKGYAFCVYQDLAVTDIACAALNGIKMGDKTLTVRRANQGANPQQPKPEQESILMHAQQQIALQKLMLQPALVATKVVCLTHAVSADELKDDEDYEEILDDMRQECSKFGSLVNVVIPRPPHDGEPAAGVGKVFLEYVDVDGATKARAGLNGRKFDGNQVVAVFYPENKFAQGDYEG; translated from the exons atggccgAATACGATGAAAGATACGAAGGCAACGGAGAAGAAGAAGACCTTCACAATTCCCATCCTCATCCTCATCTCGATTCCTCTCCTCAGCCCACTCACGACGATCTCACCGATTCCAAATCTCAC CATGGATCTCGTGATTATGACAGAGAATCTTCCAGAAGCAGAGATAAGGAGCGGGAGAAAGGGAGAGACCGGGacagaaaaagggaaaaggggaGGGAAAGGGAGAGAAGTAGGGATATGGATTCGGAGAGAAGTAGGGACAAGGACAGAGATAGGGAGAGGAGCAAAGACAGAGAGAGGGACCGAGAGCGTGATGGTGAGAAGGAAAGGGACCGGGATAGGGACCGCCACCACAGAGATCGGCACAGGGATCGTGGTGAACGAAGGGAAAGGACAAGGGATAGAGATGAAGATGATTTTTACAGAAGCCGTGACTTTGAcag AAGAAGGGATTATGACAGAGAGGATAGGCATAGGCGGAGGTCTCGGTCTAGATCTCAATCCAAGTCAGGGGGTAGAACCGAGCATAGATCAAGGTCGCGTTCTCGTTCACGCTCAAAGAG CAAAAGGACTAGTGGTTTTGATATGGCCCCGCCTGCCTCTGCTATGTTGGCTGGTGCTTCTGCTGTTACAG TATGGAAAATTCATATCAAATTGCATAAACTTG GTCAGATCACTGGTGCAAATCCTGCAATTCCCGGAATGTTTCCAAATATGTTTCCGTTGGCTACAAGCCag CCGTTCAGTGCTCTCCCAGTCATGCCAGTTCAGGCTATGACACAACAG GCTACACGACATGCTAGGCGGGTGTATGTTGGGGGCCTTCCTCCTACAGCTAATGAGCAG TCAGTTGCAACTTTCTTCAGTCAAGTTATGGCTAAGATTGGGGGAAACACTGCTGGCCCAG GTGATGCTGTGGTCAATGTTTACATTAATCATGACAAGAAGTTCGCCTTTGTGGAGATGAGGTCTGTTGAGGAAGCTAGCAATGCAATGGCTTTAGATGGGATTATTTTCGAG gggGCACCTGTTAAGGTCAGGAGACCTACTGATTATAATCCTTCCTTAGCTGCTACTCTAGGCCCAAGCCAGCCTAACCCAAACCTTAATCTGGCTGCTGTTGGCTTAACACCAGGGTCGGCTGGTGGACTCGATGGTCCAGATCGAATTTTTGTTGGTGGACTTCCTTATTACTTCACAGAAACGCAGATAAGAGAGCTTTTAGAGACTTTTGGTCCTCTAAGGGGTTTTGATCTAGTGAAGGATAGAGAAACGGGAAATTCAAAGGGTTATGCATTTTGTGTTTACCAGGATCTTGCAGTTACTGATATTGCATGTGCTGCTCTAAATGGAATAAAAATGGGAGATAAGACTCTCACAGTTAGACGAGCTAATCAAGGTGCAAACCCACAGCAGCCTAAACCTGAACAGGAGAGCATCTTAATGCATGCCCAGCAGCAGATTGCACTGCAG aaaCTTATGTTGCAGCCAGCTTTAGTGGCAACAAAGGTGGTGTGCTTAACTCATGCAGTTTCTGCTGACGAGCTCAAAGACGATGAAGACTACGAAGAGATTCTTGATGATATGAGACAAGAGTGCTCCAAATTTG GTTCCTTGGTAAATGTGGTGATCCCTCGTCCACCGCATGATGGTGAGCCTGCCGCTGGAGTTGGGAAG GTGTTTTTGGAATATGTTGACGTGGATGGTGCCACAAAAGCCCGTGCTGGATTGAATGGACGAAAATTTGATGGGAACCAAGTAGTAGCGGTTTTCTACCCAGAGAACAAATTTGCTCAGGGAGATTATGAAGGCTAA
- the LOC106762283 gene encoding splicing factor U2af large subunit A isoform X1: MAEYDERYEGNGEEEDLHNSHPHPHLDSSPQPTHDDLTDSKSHHGSRDYDRESSRSRDKEREKGRDRDRKREKGRERERSRDMDSERSRDKDRDRERSKDRERDRERDGEKERDRDRDRHHRDRHRDRGERRERTRDRDEDDFYRSRDFDRRRDYDREDRHRRRSRSRSQSKSGGRTEHRSRSRSRSRSKSKRTSGFDMAPPASAMLAGASAVTVWKIHIKLHKLGQITGANPAIPGMFPNMFPLATSQLQPFSALPVMPVQAMTQQATRHARRVYVGGLPPTANEQSVATFFSQVMAKIGGNTAGPGDAVVNVYINHDKKFAFVEMRSVEEASNAMALDGIIFEGAPVKVRRPTDYNPSLAATLGPSQPNPNLNLAAVGLTPGSAGGLDGPDRIFVGGLPYYFTETQIRELLETFGPLRGFDLVKDRETGNSKGYAFCVYQDLAVTDIACAALNGIKMGDKTLTVRRANQGANPQQPKPEQESILMHAQQQIALQKLMLQPALVATKVVCLTHAVSADELKDDEDYEEILDDMRQECSKFGSLVNVVIPRPPHDGEPAAGVGKVFLEYVDVDGATKARAGLNGRKFDGNQVVAVFYPENKFAQGDYEG; the protein is encoded by the exons atggccgAATACGATGAAAGATACGAAGGCAACGGAGAAGAAGAAGACCTTCACAATTCCCATCCTCATCCTCATCTCGATTCCTCTCCTCAGCCCACTCACGACGATCTCACCGATTCCAAATCTCAC CATGGATCTCGTGATTATGACAGAGAATCTTCCAGAAGCAGAGATAAGGAGCGGGAGAAAGGGAGAGACCGGGacagaaaaagggaaaaggggaGGGAAAGGGAGAGAAGTAGGGATATGGATTCGGAGAGAAGTAGGGACAAGGACAGAGATAGGGAGAGGAGCAAAGACAGAGAGAGGGACCGAGAGCGTGATGGTGAGAAGGAAAGGGACCGGGATAGGGACCGCCACCACAGAGATCGGCACAGGGATCGTGGTGAACGAAGGGAAAGGACAAGGGATAGAGATGAAGATGATTTTTACAGAAGCCGTGACTTTGAcag AAGAAGGGATTATGACAGAGAGGATAGGCATAGGCGGAGGTCTCGGTCTAGATCTCAATCCAAGTCAGGGGGTAGAACCGAGCATAGATCAAGGTCGCGTTCTCGTTCACGCTCAAAGAG CAAAAGGACTAGTGGTTTTGATATGGCCCCGCCTGCCTCTGCTATGTTGGCTGGTGCTTCTGCTGTTACAG TATGGAAAATTCATATCAAATTGCATAAACTTG GTCAGATCACTGGTGCAAATCCTGCAATTCCCGGAATGTTTCCAAATATGTTTCCGTTGGCTACAAGCCag ttgCAGCCGTTCAGTGCTCTCCCAGTCATGCCAGTTCAGGCTATGACACAACAG GCTACACGACATGCTAGGCGGGTGTATGTTGGGGGCCTTCCTCCTACAGCTAATGAGCAG TCAGTTGCAACTTTCTTCAGTCAAGTTATGGCTAAGATTGGGGGAAACACTGCTGGCCCAG GTGATGCTGTGGTCAATGTTTACATTAATCATGACAAGAAGTTCGCCTTTGTGGAGATGAGGTCTGTTGAGGAAGCTAGCAATGCAATGGCTTTAGATGGGATTATTTTCGAG gggGCACCTGTTAAGGTCAGGAGACCTACTGATTATAATCCTTCCTTAGCTGCTACTCTAGGCCCAAGCCAGCCTAACCCAAACCTTAATCTGGCTGCTGTTGGCTTAACACCAGGGTCGGCTGGTGGACTCGATGGTCCAGATCGAATTTTTGTTGGTGGACTTCCTTATTACTTCACAGAAACGCAGATAAGAGAGCTTTTAGAGACTTTTGGTCCTCTAAGGGGTTTTGATCTAGTGAAGGATAGAGAAACGGGAAATTCAAAGGGTTATGCATTTTGTGTTTACCAGGATCTTGCAGTTACTGATATTGCATGTGCTGCTCTAAATGGAATAAAAATGGGAGATAAGACTCTCACAGTTAGACGAGCTAATCAAGGTGCAAACCCACAGCAGCCTAAACCTGAACAGGAGAGCATCTTAATGCATGCCCAGCAGCAGATTGCACTGCAG aaaCTTATGTTGCAGCCAGCTTTAGTGGCAACAAAGGTGGTGTGCTTAACTCATGCAGTTTCTGCTGACGAGCTCAAAGACGATGAAGACTACGAAGAGATTCTTGATGATATGAGACAAGAGTGCTCCAAATTTG GTTCCTTGGTAAATGTGGTGATCCCTCGTCCACCGCATGATGGTGAGCCTGCCGCTGGAGTTGGGAAG GTGTTTTTGGAATATGTTGACGTGGATGGTGCCACAAAAGCCCGTGCTGGATTGAATGGACGAAAATTTGATGGGAACCAAGTAGTAGCGGTTTTCTACCCAGAGAACAAATTTGCTCAGGGAGATTATGAAGGCTAA
- the LOC106762283 gene encoding splicing factor U2af large subunit B isoform X5, which yields MAEYDERYEGNGEEEDLHNSHPHPHLDSSPQPTHDDLTDSKSHHGSRDYDRESSRSRDKEREKGRDRDRKREKGRERERSRDMDSERSRDKDRDRERSKDRERDRERDGEKERDRDRDRHHRDRHRDRGERRERTRDRDEDDFYRSRDFDRRRDYDREDRHRRRSRSRSQSKSGGRTEHRSRSRSRSRSKSKRTSGFDMAPPASAMLAGASAVTVWKIHIKLHKLGQITGANPAIPGMFPNMFPLATSQLQPFSALPVMPVQAMTQQATRHARRVYVGGLPPTANEQSVATFFSQVMAKIGGNTAGPGDAVVNVYINHDKKFAFVEMRSVEEASNAMALDGIIFEGAPVKVRRPTDYNPSLAATLGPSQPNPNLNLAAVGLTPGSAGGLDGPDRIFVGGLPYYFTETQIRELLETFGPLRGFDLVKDRETGNSKGYAFCVYQDLAVTDIACAALNGIKMGDKTLTVRRANQGANPQQPKPEQESILMHAQQQIALQKLMLQPALVATKVVCLTHAVSADELKDDEDYEEILDDMRQECSKFAICSPTFS from the exons atggccgAATACGATGAAAGATACGAAGGCAACGGAGAAGAAGAAGACCTTCACAATTCCCATCCTCATCCTCATCTCGATTCCTCTCCTCAGCCCACTCACGACGATCTCACCGATTCCAAATCTCAC CATGGATCTCGTGATTATGACAGAGAATCTTCCAGAAGCAGAGATAAGGAGCGGGAGAAAGGGAGAGACCGGGacagaaaaagggaaaaggggaGGGAAAGGGAGAGAAGTAGGGATATGGATTCGGAGAGAAGTAGGGACAAGGACAGAGATAGGGAGAGGAGCAAAGACAGAGAGAGGGACCGAGAGCGTGATGGTGAGAAGGAAAGGGACCGGGATAGGGACCGCCACCACAGAGATCGGCACAGGGATCGTGGTGAACGAAGGGAAAGGACAAGGGATAGAGATGAAGATGATTTTTACAGAAGCCGTGACTTTGAcag AAGAAGGGATTATGACAGAGAGGATAGGCATAGGCGGAGGTCTCGGTCTAGATCTCAATCCAAGTCAGGGGGTAGAACCGAGCATAGATCAAGGTCGCGTTCTCGTTCACGCTCAAAGAG CAAAAGGACTAGTGGTTTTGATATGGCCCCGCCTGCCTCTGCTATGTTGGCTGGTGCTTCTGCTGTTACAG TATGGAAAATTCATATCAAATTGCATAAACTTG GTCAGATCACTGGTGCAAATCCTGCAATTCCCGGAATGTTTCCAAATATGTTTCCGTTGGCTACAAGCCag ttgCAGCCGTTCAGTGCTCTCCCAGTCATGCCAGTTCAGGCTATGACACAACAG GCTACACGACATGCTAGGCGGGTGTATGTTGGGGGCCTTCCTCCTACAGCTAATGAGCAG TCAGTTGCAACTTTCTTCAGTCAAGTTATGGCTAAGATTGGGGGAAACACTGCTGGCCCAG GTGATGCTGTGGTCAATGTTTACATTAATCATGACAAGAAGTTCGCCTTTGTGGAGATGAGGTCTGTTGAGGAAGCTAGCAATGCAATGGCTTTAGATGGGATTATTTTCGAG gggGCACCTGTTAAGGTCAGGAGACCTACTGATTATAATCCTTCCTTAGCTGCTACTCTAGGCCCAAGCCAGCCTAACCCAAACCTTAATCTGGCTGCTGTTGGCTTAACACCAGGGTCGGCTGGTGGACTCGATGGTCCAGATCGAATTTTTGTTGGTGGACTTCCTTATTACTTCACAGAAACGCAGATAAGAGAGCTTTTAGAGACTTTTGGTCCTCTAAGGGGTTTTGATCTAGTGAAGGATAGAGAAACGGGAAATTCAAAGGGTTATGCATTTTGTGTTTACCAGGATCTTGCAGTTACTGATATTGCATGTGCTGCTCTAAATGGAATAAAAATGGGAGATAAGACTCTCACAGTTAGACGAGCTAATCAAGGTGCAAACCCACAGCAGCCTAAACCTGAACAGGAGAGCATCTTAATGCATGCCCAGCAGCAGATTGCACTGCAG aaaCTTATGTTGCAGCCAGCTTTAGTGGCAACAAAGGTGGTGTGCTTAACTCATGCAGTTTCTGCTGACGAGCTCAAAGACGATGAAGACTACGAAGAGATTCTTGATGATATGAGACAAGAGTGCTCCAAATTTG CCATTTGTAGTCCCACATTCTCATAA